A window of the Henckelia pumila isolate YLH828 chromosome 3, ASM3356847v2, whole genome shotgun sequence genome harbors these coding sequences:
- the LOC140888090 gene encoding uncharacterized protein has protein sequence MDKTWMYLSRQTEEYRKGLESFLDFAFSNANINGKIACPCARCKIGICVSREDAYDHLTVDGFIKGYTHWVAHGEISCSASSISSSVSYRDDVDDMEGLVHEAFGVPQHDDNINNTSGFERDKDIPTGEAQKFYKLIDDSQKELYPGCKKFSKLAFIIRLLHLKCLGKMINKIFDMLLDLLREAFPNAMNDLPKSYYEAEKLMRQLGLGYEKIDACPNDCTFYWGLDKERVQCKTCDEPRWETSEGDPTGEKRKVSRKVLWYFPIKPRLQRLFMSSKTAVHMRWHSESRTKDGYMQHPADSPAWQTFDHNHPEFAKDPRNIRLGLASDGFNPFKNMSVVHSIWPVVLVPYNLPPWMCMKQPYFMLSLLILGPSAPGNNIDIYLQPLIADLKDLWEVGVETYDASTKQNFQLHAALLWTISDFPGYATLSGWSTKFQFSCPVCHKFTHSRWLKNGKKHCYMGHRKFLNSDHEFRKNAHRRVRKTTTHTFWRQCDQ, from the coding sequence ATGGATAAAACTTGGATGTATTTGTCGAGACAAACTGAGGAATACAGAAAAGGGCTGGAGAGTTTCCTAGATTTTGCATTTTCTAATGCAAACATAAATGGAAAAATCGCATGTCCTTGTGCAAGATGTAAGATTGGCATTTGTGTTTCAAGAGAGGATGCTTATGATCATTTGACGGTTGATGGATTTATCAAAGGTTATACTCACTGGGTTGCTCATGGAGAGATCTCATGTAGTGCATCTTCAATATCTAGTTCTGTTTCATAtcgtgatgatgtagatgatatgGAAGGGCTAGTTCACGAGGCTTTTGGGGTCCCACAACATGATGACAATATTAACAACACATCAGGATTTGAAAGGGATAAAGATATTCCAACTGGAGAGGCCCAAAAATTCTATAAATTAATTGATGATTCGCAAAAAGAGTTATATCCTGGCTGCAAGAAATTCTCAAAACTTGCATTCATCATTCGCTTGCTTCACTTAAAATGTCTTGGAAAAATGATCAATAAAATCTTCGATATGCTTTTGGATTTGTTGAGAGAAGCATTTCCTAATGCCATGAATGATTTACCAAAGTCATACTATGAAGCAGAAAAATTGATGAGGCAATTAGGACTTGGTTACGAAAAGATCGATGCTTGCCCAAATGATTGCACTTTTTACTGGGGGTTGGACAAAGAAAGAGTTCAGTGCAAAACATGTGATGAGCCCAGATGGGAAACTTCTGAAGGTGATCCTACTGGTGAGAAGAGAAAAGTTTCACGCAAGGTTTTATGGTATTTTCCAATAAAGCCTAGGTTACAACGTTTGTTCATGTCGAGCAAAACAGCAGTCCATATGAGATGGCATTCTGAATCTCGCACAAAAGACGGTTACATGCAACATCCAGCTGATTCCCCAGCTTGGCAAACGTTTGACCATAACCACCCGGAATTCGCAAAGGATCCCCGGAACATAAGGCTAGGATTAGCTTCAGATGGATTTaatccattcaaaaatatgagtGTGGTGCATAGTATATGGCCAGTCGTTTTAGTGCCATATAATCTTCCGCCATGGATGTGTATGAAACAACCATACTTTATGTTGTCGTTGTTAATACTTGGTCCATCTGCTCCTGGAAATAACATCGACATCTACTTGCAACCCCTTATTGCTGATTTGAAGGATTTGTGGGAGGTAGGAGTGGAGACATATGATGCATCAACCAAGCAGAATTTTCAATTGCATGCCGCATTACTATGGACGATAAGTGATTTTCCTGGATATGCAACCTTATCTGGGTGGAGCACCAAATTTCAATTTTCATGCCCAGTGTGCCACAAATTTACTCATTCACGGTGGTTAAAAAATGGGAAAAAACATTGCTATATGGGTCACCGCAAATTTTTGAACAGTGACCATGAGTTTCGGAAAAATGCTCACAGAAGAGTACGGAAGACCACCACCCATACTTTTTGGAGACAGTGTGATCAATga